A genome region from Bradyrhizobium commune includes the following:
- the ldtR gene encoding transcriptional regulator LdtR codes for MMKAVATAADTAERVSGPQGSVQSLYLEALTLVERLHRRLLDVIKDEFDRRGRADINSVQALLLYNIGDKELTAGELRTRGYYLGSNVSYNLKKLVELGFLDHQRSRVDRRSVRIRLTPQGQEVRRIVDSLYQKHVKTVEQVGGISGEEFSTLNKSLHRLERFWTDQILYRL; via the coding sequence ATGATGAAAGCCGTCGCAACTGCGGCAGATACCGCAGAGCGCGTTTCCGGCCCGCAGGGTTCGGTGCAGTCGCTCTATCTGGAAGCATTGACTCTGGTGGAACGGCTGCATCGCCGTCTCCTCGACGTCATCAAGGACGAGTTCGATCGCCGCGGCCGCGCCGACATCAATTCAGTGCAGGCACTGCTGCTCTACAACATCGGCGACAAGGAGCTGACTGCGGGCGAGCTGCGCACGCGCGGTTACTATCTCGGCTCCAACGTCTCCTACAATCTGAAGAAGCTCGTCGAGCTCGGCTTCCTCGATCATCAGCGCTCGCGCGTCGATCGCCGCTCGGTGCGCATCCGCCTGACGCCGCAGGGCCAGGAAGTCCGCCGCATCGTCGACTCGCTCTACCAGAAGCACGTCAAGACCGTGGAACAGGTCGGCGGCATCTCGGGCGAGGAGTTCTCGACCCTCAACAAGTCGCTGCACCGCCTCGAGCGGTTCTGGACCGACCAGATCCTGTATCGGCTCTGA
- the glyA gene encoding serine hydroxymethyltransferase: MTSSSAKTASAPDSFFTASLVDADPEIAAAIKGELGRQRHEVELIASENIVSRAVLEAQGSVMTNKYAEGYPGARYYGGCEWVDVAENLAIDRAKKLFGANFANVQPNSGSQMNQAVFLALLQPGDTFMGLDLAAGGHLTHGSPVNMSGKWFKAAHYTVRREDQIIDMDTVQKQAEEIKPKLIIAGGSAYSRAWDFKRFREIADSVGAYLLVDMAHFAGLVAGGVHASPVPYAHVTTTTTHKSLRGPRGGLMLWNDETLTKKLNSAIFPGLQGGPLMHVIAAKAVAFGEALRPDFKLYAKNVVENAKALAETLRGHGLDIVSGGTDNHLMLVDLRPKGLKGNASEKALVRAAITCNKNGIPFDPESPFVTSGIRLGTPAATTRGFGVAEFQQVGGMIAEVLNAIAQSSDGKAPLVEAAIKERVKALTDRFPIYQ; encoded by the coding sequence ATGACCTCTTCCAGCGCCAAAACCGCCTCCGCGCCCGATTCGTTTTTCACCGCCTCGCTCGTTGATGCCGATCCGGAGATCGCCGCCGCGATCAAGGGTGAGCTCGGCCGGCAGCGTCACGAGGTCGAGCTGATCGCCTCCGAGAACATCGTCAGCCGGGCTGTGCTGGAAGCGCAGGGTTCGGTGATGACCAACAAATACGCGGAAGGTTATCCGGGCGCACGCTACTACGGCGGTTGTGAGTGGGTCGACGTCGCCGAGAACCTCGCGATCGATCGCGCCAAGAAGCTGTTCGGCGCCAACTTCGCCAATGTCCAGCCGAACTCGGGCAGCCAGATGAACCAGGCGGTGTTCCTGGCACTGCTCCAGCCCGGCGACACCTTCATGGGCCTCGACCTCGCGGCCGGCGGCCATCTCACCCATGGCTCGCCGGTCAACATGAGCGGCAAATGGTTCAAGGCTGCGCACTACACCGTGCGCCGCGAGGACCAGATCATCGACATGGACACGGTGCAGAAGCAGGCTGAAGAGATCAAGCCGAAGCTGATCATTGCCGGCGGCTCGGCCTATTCGCGCGCCTGGGACTTCAAGCGTTTCCGCGAGATCGCCGACTCGGTCGGCGCCTACCTGCTGGTCGACATGGCGCACTTCGCCGGCCTCGTCGCCGGCGGCGTGCACGCCTCGCCCGTGCCCTATGCGCACGTCACTACCACCACGACGCACAAATCGCTGCGCGGTCCCCGTGGCGGCCTGATGCTGTGGAATGACGAGACGCTGACCAAGAAGCTCAACTCGGCGATCTTCCCGGGCCTCCAGGGCGGCCCGCTGATGCATGTGATCGCGGCCAAGGCGGTCGCGTTCGGCGAGGCGCTGCGTCCGGACTTCAAGCTCTACGCCAAGAACGTCGTCGAGAATGCCAAGGCGCTCGCCGAGACGCTGCGCGGCCACGGGCTCGACATTGTTTCCGGCGGCACTGACAACCATCTGATGCTGGTCGATCTGCGTCCGAAGGGGCTGAAGGGCAACGCCTCGGAGAAGGCGCTGGTGCGTGCCGCCATCACCTGCAACAAGAACGGCATTCCGTTCGACCCCGAGTCACCCTTCGTCACCTCCGGGATTCGGCTCGGCACCCCGGCTGCGACCACCCGCGGCTTTGGCGTCGCCGAATTCCAGCAGGTCGGCGGCATGATCGCCGAGGTCCTGAACGCGATCGCGCAATCCTCCGACGGCAAGGCACCGCTGGTGGAAGCCGCAATCAAGGAACGGGTCAAGGCACTCACCGACCGGTTCCCGATCTATCAGTAA
- the nrdR gene encoding transcriptional regulator NrdR, whose translation MRCPNCNSLDTQVKDSRPTEDSSVIRRRRVCVACNFRFTTFERVQLRELTVIKRNGRRVPFDRDKLMRSVSISLRKRQVEPERVEKMVSTIVRELETGGEAEISSEVIGETVMEHLRTLDDVAYVRFASVYRNFREAKDFAEVLGELSGEEEARLAAIRK comes from the coding sequence ATGCGCTGCCCGAACTGCAACAGTCTCGATACGCAGGTAAAGGACTCGCGTCCGACCGAGGACTCTTCCGTGATCCGCAGGCGGCGCGTGTGCGTCGCCTGCAATTTCCGCTTCACCACCTTCGAGCGCGTGCAGCTGCGCGAGCTCACGGTGATCAAGCGCAACGGCCGCCGCGTGCCGTTCGACCGCGACAAGCTGATGCGCTCGGTGTCGATCTCCTTGCGCAAGCGGCAGGTCGAGCCGGAGCGGGTGGAGAAGATGGTCTCCACCATCGTGCGCGAGCTCGAGACCGGGGGCGAAGCCGAGATCTCGTCCGAGGTGATCGGCGAGACCGTGATGGAGCATCTGCGCACACTCGACGACGTCGCTTATGTGCGCTTTGCCTCGGTCTACCGCAACTTCCGCGAGGCCAAGGATTTCGCCGAGGTACTCGGCGAGCTCTCCGGTGAGGAGGAAGCGCGGCTCGCCGCGATCCGCAAATGA
- the ribD gene encoding bifunctional diaminohydroxyphosphoribosylaminopyrimidine deaminase/5-amino-6-(5-phosphoribosylamino)uracil reductase RibD, which yields MIFRILEDQFAQKARESKDADRRFMQLALALGKRGQGRTWPNPAVGAVIVKDGVIVGRGWTQPGGRPHAEPEALRRAGEAARGATLYVTLEPCSHFGKSPPCADAVIAAGIKRVVAAIEDPNPEVAGQGHARLRAAGIAVEVGPCATEAAFDHAGHFRRIRDHRPHVILKLAVSPDGKIGAAGGKPVAVTGEAVRNRVHLLRASSDAILVGAGTVLADDPELTCRLPGMAARSPVRIVLDQSLRIPASSKLVQSARETPLWVVASELAEAASVTRLGAAGAQIIRVPPGAASGLDLPAVLHALFEKGITRLMVEGGSRVAASFVASDLVDEIWLFRGAEEVGADGVDALDALPLSKITQSQVYKVHASETFDKDTLTIYERA from the coding sequence ATGATCTTCCGCATCCTGGAGGATCAGTTCGCGCAGAAGGCCCGCGAGTCCAAGGATGCCGATCGCCGCTTCATGCAGCTTGCCCTGGCGTTGGGCAAGCGCGGGCAGGGGCGCACCTGGCCCAATCCGGCCGTCGGCGCTGTGATCGTGAAAGATGGCGTGATTGTCGGCCGCGGCTGGACTCAGCCGGGAGGGCGACCGCATGCCGAGCCTGAAGCGTTACGACGGGCAGGCGAGGCAGCGCGCGGCGCCACGCTCTACGTCACGCTCGAACCCTGCTCGCATTTCGGCAAGTCGCCGCCTTGTGCGGATGCGGTGATCGCGGCCGGCATCAAGCGGGTGGTGGCGGCGATCGAGGATCCCAATCCGGAAGTGGCTGGGCAGGGCCATGCGCGGCTGCGCGCTGCGGGTATTGCGGTGGAAGTGGGCCCGTGCGCGACCGAGGCCGCCTTCGACCACGCCGGCCATTTTCGCCGCATCCGCGATCACCGGCCTCATGTGATCCTGAAGCTCGCGGTCTCGCCCGACGGCAAGATCGGCGCAGCCGGCGGCAAGCCGGTTGCCGTCACCGGCGAGGCCGTGCGCAACCGCGTGCATCTTTTGCGCGCCTCGAGCGATGCCATCCTGGTTGGTGCCGGTACGGTGCTTGCCGATGATCCGGAGCTCACCTGCCGTCTGCCGGGCATGGCGGCGCGTTCGCCGGTGCGGATTGTGCTCGACCAGAGCCTGCGTATTCCGGCATCGAGCAAGCTCGTGCAATCTGCCCGCGAGACGCCTCTCTGGGTGGTGGCGTCCGAGCTTGCAGAGGCCGCGTCCGTCACGCGGCTTGGCGCCGCAGGCGCGCAGATCATCCGCGTACCGCCGGGGGCCGCCTCGGGGCTCGATCTTCCGGCCGTGCTGCATGCGCTATTCGAAAAGGGCATCACGCGGCTGATGGTCGAGGGCGGCAGTCGCGTCGCGGCATCATTCGTCGCGTCCGATCTCGTCGACGAGATCTGGCTGTTCCGCGGAGCGGAAGAGGTGGGCGCAGACGGCGTCGATGCGCTCGATGCATTGCCCCTGTCGAAAATCACGCAGTCGCAGGTCTACAAGGTTCATGCTAGCGAAACGTTCGACAAGGATACTCTCACCATCTACGAGCGCGCCTAG
- a CDS encoding riboflavin synthase produces MFTGIVTDIGEIVSFTPVAQGQLHRLRIACRYDQTTIADGASIASNGVCLTVVASGVAGGKDSTQKTWYDVDAAAETLALTTAKHWKLGTKLNLERALKIGDELGGHIVAGHADGIATIVSREDLPDMARFELSTTRELARFIATKGSITLDGVSLTVNTVKDVTFSVLIIPHTLTVTTIGSWKAGAEVNIEVDLMARYAARLTEMK; encoded by the coding sequence ATGTTCACCGGCATTGTCACCGATATCGGCGAGATCGTCAGCTTTACGCCTGTGGCGCAGGGCCAGCTGCACCGGCTGCGCATCGCCTGCCGCTACGATCAGACCACTATTGCCGACGGCGCCTCGATCGCCAGCAACGGCGTGTGCCTGACCGTGGTTGCCTCCGGCGTCGCAGGCGGTAAGGATTCTACTCAAAAGACCTGGTATGACGTCGATGCGGCCGCCGAGACGCTGGCACTGACGACGGCAAAGCACTGGAAGCTGGGCACCAAGCTCAATCTCGAGCGTGCGCTCAAGATCGGCGACGAACTCGGCGGTCACATCGTCGCCGGCCATGCGGACGGGATCGCGACTATCGTCAGCCGCGAGGACCTGCCGGACATGGCGCGGTTCGAGCTCTCGACGACGCGGGAGCTGGCGCGCTTCATCGCCACCAAGGGCTCGATCACGCTCGATGGCGTGTCGCTCACGGTCAATACGGTGAAGGATGTGACCTTTTCGGTGCTGATCATCCCGCATACGCTCACTGTCACGACGATCGGCAGCTGGAAAGCGGGCGCCGAGGTCAATATCGAGGTCGATCTGATGGCCCGCTACGCGGCGCGGCTCACGGAAATGAAATGA
- the ribH gene encoding 6,7-dimethyl-8-ribityllumazine synthase, translating into MADARRAPLKDQTDISGARALIVEARFYDDLQDALLDGAVAELKAAGLTHDVVTVPGALEIPAAVAIAVDAAAANGRPYDAVIALGCVIRGDTIHFEIVSQESSRALMDLAVARKLPLGNGILTVNNEDQAWARARASELNKGGDAARAAIAMLRIKRRLTRA; encoded by the coding sequence ATGGCTGACGCACGGCGTGCACCTCTGAAGGACCAGACCGACATTTCCGGCGCGCGCGCGCTGATTGTCGAGGCGCGGTTCTATGACGATCTCCAGGACGCGCTGCTGGACGGCGCGGTGGCCGAGCTGAAGGCGGCCGGCCTGACCCATGACGTCGTCACGGTTCCCGGCGCGCTGGAGATCCCGGCCGCGGTCGCCATCGCTGTCGATGCGGCTGCGGCGAACGGCAGGCCCTACGATGCGGTGATCGCGCTCGGCTGCGTCATTCGTGGCGATACCATTCATTTCGAGATCGTCTCGCAGGAATCCTCGCGCGCGCTGATGGATCTTGCGGTGGCGCGAAAGCTGCCGCTCGGCAACGGCATCCTCACCGTCAACAATGAGGACCAGGCTTGGGCGCGGGCACGCGCGAGCGAGCTGAACAAGGGCGGCGATGCCGCTCGGGCCGCGATCGCGATGCTGCGCATCAAACGCCGCCTGACGCGGGCCTGA
- the nusB gene encoding transcription antitermination factor NusB: MADSRKPAGLTEKKANRRGAARLAAVQALYQMDIAGAGINDIFAEFESHWLGNEVEGDTYLPAEAAFFRDVVSGVVRDQKKLDPLIDEALSKGWPLKRIEAILRAVLRAGAYELQHRKDVPGRVVVSEYVDVANAFVDREETGMVNAVLDQIGRQFRGDEFGRG, translated from the coding sequence ATGGCTGACAGCAGGAAACCGGCGGGGCTCACGGAGAAGAAAGCGAACCGGCGCGGTGCAGCGCGGCTCGCGGCCGTGCAGGCGCTCTACCAGATGGACATTGCGGGCGCCGGCATCAACGACATCTTTGCCGAGTTCGAGAGCCACTGGCTCGGCAACGAGGTCGAGGGCGACACCTACCTGCCAGCCGAAGCCGCGTTCTTCCGCGACGTCGTCTCCGGCGTCGTGCGCGACCAGAAGAAGCTCGATCCGCTGATCGATGAGGCGCTGTCCAAGGGCTGGCCGCTGAAGCGCATCGAGGCGATTTTACGCGCGGTATTGCGGGCCGGAGCCTATGAGCTCCAGCACCGCAAGGACGTGCCGGGTCGCGTCGTGGTGTCCGAATATGTCGACGTCGCCAACGCCTTCGTCGACCGCGAGGAGACCGGTATGGTCAACGCGGTGCTCGATCAGATCGGCCGCCAGTTTCGCGGCGACGAGTTCGGGCGGGGGTAG
- the thiL gene encoding thiamine-phosphate kinase, with product MTTPQNPSGEDSLIALYFKPLATDPGAFGLVDDAAILSSAGEDIVVTTDAVVEGVHYLATDPPDSIARKALRVNLSDLAAKGAEPAGFVLTLALRSKEDAWLRPFADALGKDAKTFACPLLGGDTVSTPGPQMISITAFGRVPKGRMIGRTGARPGDLILVTGTIGDAALGLDVLTGGAAAGAVASDPAARDALISRYRIPQPRNALAQAVRDHATAAMDVSDGLAGDLTKLCAASGVSATVEVASVPLSTAARDLVARNAVCVETLLAGGDDYEVLCTVSPAQSDALIAAGQAVGVAVTAIGTIVEGRERPRFLDGQGQELALKRLSYSHF from the coding sequence ATGACCACTCCGCAAAATCCTTCCGGCGAAGATTCCCTCATCGCGCTCTATTTCAAGCCGCTTGCGACCGATCCCGGTGCGTTTGGCCTGGTCGATGATGCCGCGATCCTCTCCTCGGCTGGCGAGGACATCGTCGTCACCACCGACGCGGTGGTCGAGGGTGTGCATTATCTTGCCACCGATCCCCCCGACAGCATCGCCCGCAAGGCGCTGCGGGTGAACCTGTCCGATCTCGCTGCGAAGGGCGCAGAGCCTGCGGGCTTTGTGCTGACGCTGGCGCTGCGCAGCAAGGAGGATGCCTGGCTCCGGCCGTTCGCGGATGCGCTCGGCAAGGACGCAAAGACCTTCGCGTGCCCGCTGCTTGGCGGCGATACCGTGTCGACGCCGGGCCCGCAGATGATCTCGATCACCGCCTTCGGCCGGGTGCCAAAGGGCCGAATGATCGGTCGCACCGGCGCGCGGCCGGGTGACCTTATCCTGGTGACGGGGACGATCGGCGATGCCGCGCTTGGTCTCGACGTGCTGACGGGAGGTGCGGCGGCGGGAGCGGTCGCGTCTGATCCCGCTGCAAGGGATGCGTTGATCTCGCGCTATCGTATTCCGCAGCCCCGCAACGCGCTGGCGCAGGCCGTGCGCGACCATGCGACGGCCGCGATGGATGTCTCCGACGGGCTCGCCGGCGATCTGACAAAGCTCTGCGCTGCGTCGGGAGTTTCAGCCACGGTGGAGGTAGCGAGCGTGCCGCTCTCAACCGCAGCGAGAGACCTCGTCGCGCGCAATGCCGTTTGCGTTGAGACGCTGCTTGCCGGTGGCGACGATTACGAGGTGCTGTGCACCGTTTCGCCGGCGCAGAGCGATGCGCTGATTGCCGCGGGGCAGGCGGTTGGCGTCGCCGTCACGGCGATCGGCACCATCGTCGAGGGCCGCGAACGGCCGCGCTTCCTGGACGGGCAGGGGCAGGAACTGGCTTTGAAGCGGCTGTCCTACAGCCACTTCTAG
- a CDS encoding sodium-translocating pyrophosphatase, translating to MTALWLIVLCGVLSVVYAIWATSSVLSADAGSPRMQEIAGAVREGAQAYLRRQYTTIGIVGIVIFVLLVYFLGLYVAIGFAVGAILSGAAGFIGMNVSVRANVRTAQAATTSLAGGLELAFKAGAITGMLVAGLALLGVTLYFGFLVYSLKLAPDSRVVVDAMVALGFGASLISIFARLGGGIFTKGADVGGDLVGKVEAGIPEDDPRNPATIADNVGDNVGDCAGMAADLFETYAVTAVATMVLAAIFFAKTPILMNMMTLPLAIGGICIITSIIGTFFVKLGPSQSIMGALYKGLIATGVLSLIGIAGVIYTLIGFSKLDGVEFTGMALFECGVVGLVVTALIIWITEYYTGTDYRPVKSIAQASVTGHGTNVIQGLAVSMEATALPALVIIAGILVTYSLAGLFGIAIATATMLALAGMVVALDAFGPVTDNAGGIAEMAGLPKEVRKSTDALDAVGNTTKAVTKGYAIGSAGLGALVLFAAYNQDLKFFIADSANHVYFKGVNPDFSLNNPYVVVGLLFGGLLPYLFGAMGMTAVGRAASAIVEEVRRQFREKPGIMQGTDKPDYGKAVDLLTKAAIKEMIIPSLLPVLSPIVVYFLIYAIAGGGAAGKSAAFSAVGAMLLGVIVTGLFVAISMTSGGGAWDNAKKYIEDGHFGGKGSDAHKSAVTGDTVGDPYKDTAGPAVNPMIKITNIVALLLLAILAH from the coding sequence ATGACAGCATTATGGTTGATAGTGCTCTGCGGAGTGCTTTCCGTCGTCTACGCGATTTGGGCGACGTCTTCGGTGTTGAGCGCGGATGCGGGGTCGCCGCGCATGCAGGAGATCGCGGGAGCGGTGCGTGAAGGCGCACAGGCTTATCTGCGGCGTCAATACACCACGATCGGCATCGTCGGCATCGTCATCTTCGTGCTGCTCGTCTATTTCCTCGGGCTTTACGTCGCGATCGGTTTTGCCGTCGGCGCCATCCTGTCAGGCGCCGCCGGCTTCATCGGCATGAACGTCTCGGTCCGCGCCAATGTGCGCACTGCGCAGGCCGCGACGACGTCGCTTGCCGGCGGCCTCGAGCTCGCCTTCAAGGCGGGCGCGATCACCGGCATGCTGGTGGCGGGTCTGGCGCTGCTCGGCGTCACGCTCTATTTCGGCTTCCTGGTCTATTCGCTGAAGCTCGCGCCCGACAGCCGTGTCGTGGTCGACGCCATGGTGGCGCTCGGCTTCGGCGCCTCGCTGATCTCGATCTTCGCCCGTCTCGGCGGCGGCATCTTCACCAAGGGTGCGGACGTCGGCGGCGACCTCGTGGGCAAGGTCGAGGCCGGCATTCCCGAGGACGATCCGCGCAACCCGGCCACCATCGCCGACAACGTCGGCGACAATGTCGGCGACTGCGCCGGTATGGCCGCCGACCTGTTCGAGACCTATGCGGTGACCGCGGTCGCGACCATGGTGCTCGCGGCGATCTTCTTCGCCAAGACGCCGATCCTTATGAACATGATGACGCTGCCGCTCGCCATCGGCGGCATCTGCATCATCACCTCGATCATCGGCACTTTCTTCGTCAAGCTCGGGCCGAGCCAATCGATCATGGGCGCGCTCTACAAAGGCCTGATCGCAACCGGCGTGCTGTCGCTGATCGGCATCGCCGGGGTGATCTACACCTTGATCGGTTTCAGCAAGCTCGATGGCGTCGAGTTTACCGGCATGGCGCTGTTCGAATGCGGCGTGGTCGGCCTCGTCGTCACCGCGCTGATCATCTGGATCACCGAGTACTACACCGGCACCGACTATCGCCCGGTGAAGTCGATCGCCCAGGCCTCGGTGACCGGTCACGGCACCAACGTGATCCAGGGCCTCGCCGTCTCGATGGAGGCGACCGCGCTGCCCGCACTCGTCATCATCGCCGGCATCCTCGTCACCTACAGCCTGGCCGGCCTGTTCGGCATCGCGATCGCCACCGCCACCATGCTGGCGCTCGCCGGCATGGTCGTGGCCCTCGACGCCTTCGGCCCGGTGACCGACAACGCCGGCGGCATCGCCGAAATGGCAGGCCTGCCCAAGGAGGTGCGCAAGTCGACCGACGCACTCGACGCGGTCGGCAATACCACCAAGGCGGTGACCAAGGGCTACGCGATCGGCTCCGCCGGTCTCGGCGCGCTGGTGCTGTTTGCGGCCTACAACCAGGACCTCAAGTTCTTCATCGCCGACTCGGCGAACCACGTCTACTTCAAGGGGGTCAATCCGGACTTCTCGCTCAACAACCCCTACGTTGTTGTTGGCCTCTTGTTCGGTGGCCTGCTGCCGTATCTGTTCGGCGCGATGGGCATGACGGCGGTGGGACGCGCGGCCAGCGCCATCGTCGAGGAGGTGCGCCGGCAGTTCCGCGAGAAGCCGGGCATCATGCAGGGCACCGACAAGCCGGATTACGGCAAGGCGGTCGACCTGCTCACCAAGGCGGCGATCAAGGAGATGATCATCCCCTCGCTGCTTCCGGTGCTGTCGCCGATCGTCGTCTACTTCCTGATCTACGCCATCGCCGGTGGCGGCGCGGCCGGCAAGTCGGCGGCGTTCTCGGCGGTGGGCGCGATGCTGCTCGGGGTGATCGTGACCGGCCTGTTCGTCGCGATCTCGATGACCTCGGGCGGCGGCGCCTGGGACAACGCCAAGAAGTACATCGAGGACGGCCATTTCGGCGGCAAGGGTTCCGATGCCCACAAGTCGGCGGTGACCGGCGACACCGTCGGCGATCCCTACAAGGACACGGCGGGACCGGCGGTGAACCCGATGATCAAGATCACCAACATCGTGGCCCTGCTGCTGCTGGCGATCCTGGCGCACTGA
- a CDS encoding Bug family tripartite tricarboxylate transporter substrate binding protein encodes MPETLQTRFLSRRRVLAGVAGLSAAAVLPRSSLADWKPTENVRVIVPAAAGGSTDVMGRLLAAHLQTAWGQTAVVENRSGGGGTIGTAEVVRSKPDGHTILIGNPGPNAIAYSIFKNLSYKPDQLQPVSNMIRIPNIVSAHPKTGIKSVAELIAYLKANPDKLSYASSGVGQSPHLTGAWFLQLTGLKMTHIPFRGAGPALQAALAGDIQILFDNLYPSLPQVQNGTLNGLCVTTTERSELALSLPTMRESAPELANFDVSSWFSVFLPKGVPAPVLEALNLQVKAMLERDDMKKQIAAMGARADYGTPQQFADFVDAETKKFAGIIQKEGLQMDVQ; translated from the coding sequence GTGCCCGAGACATTGCAGACAAGATTTCTGTCCCGTCGTCGCGTGCTCGCCGGCGTTGCCGGTCTTTCGGCGGCAGCCGTCCTGCCGCGATCGAGTCTGGCGGACTGGAAGCCGACCGAAAATGTCCGCGTCATCGTGCCGGCTGCGGCCGGCGGCTCGACCGACGTAATGGGCCGACTGCTCGCCGCCCATCTGCAAACCGCCTGGGGCCAAACGGCTGTCGTGGAAAACCGCTCCGGCGGCGGTGGCACGATCGGCACGGCCGAGGTGGTGCGCTCGAAGCCTGACGGCCACACTATCCTGATCGGCAATCCCGGTCCGAACGCGATCGCCTACAGCATCTTCAAGAACCTCAGCTACAAGCCGGACCAGCTCCAGCCAGTCTCCAACATGATCCGGATCCCGAACATCGTCTCGGCGCATCCGAAGACCGGCATCAAATCGGTCGCCGAGCTGATCGCCTATCTCAAGGCCAATCCGGACAAGCTCAGCTACGCCTCGTCAGGCGTCGGTCAGAGCCCTCACCTCACCGGCGCCTGGTTCCTCCAGCTCACCGGGCTGAAGATGACGCACATCCCGTTCCGCGGCGCCGGCCCTGCGCTGCAGGCCGCCCTTGCTGGCGACATCCAGATCCTGTTCGACAATCTCTATCCGAGCCTGCCGCAGGTCCAGAACGGCACGCTCAACGGGCTCTGCGTCACCACCACCGAGCGCAGCGAGCTCGCACTGAGCCTGCCGACCATGCGCGAGAGCGCGCCAGAGCTCGCGAACTTCGACGTATCATCCTGGTTCTCGGTTTTTCTGCCCAAGGGCGTTCCAGCCCCCGTTCTCGAGGCGCTCAATCTCCAGGTCAAGGCGATGCTGGAGCGCGACGACATGAAGAAGCAGATCGCCGCGATGGGCGCCCGCGCCGACTACGGAACGCCGCAGCAGTTTGCCGACTTCGTTGACGCCGAGACGAAGAAGTTCGCCGGCATCATCCAGAAGGAAGGGCTGCAAATGGATGTGCAGTAG
- a CDS encoding outer membrane protein assembly factor BamE, which produces MTITTQTRLRAVRPRGLHSRWRAMNFGWRGLNLRWRGLRMLAAATLVGAALTGCTGEQFQKGYILPPGALEQIPIGASQDQVLIVMGTPSTVATLDGEVFYYISQRSERIVAFMDQKLVDQRVIAIYFDKNRRVRRLANYGLQDGKIFDFISRTTPTSGQEMSYLAPLFKLLSFN; this is translated from the coding sequence ATGACCATAACGACCCAGACCCGCCTGCGCGCCGTCAGACCGCGCGGCCTCCATTCGCGCTGGCGCGCCATGAATTTCGGCTGGCGCGGCTTGAATTTGCGCTGGCGCGGCCTGCGCATGCTCGCGGCCGCCACCCTGGTCGGCGCAGCACTTACTGGCTGCACCGGTGAGCAATTCCAGAAAGGCTACATCCTGCCGCCGGGGGCGCTCGAGCAGATTCCGATCGGCGCGAGCCAGGATCAGGTTCTGATCGTGATGGGCACGCCCTCCACTGTCGCCACCCTCGACGGCGAGGTGTTCTACTACATCTCGCAGCGCTCCGAGCGCATCGTCGCCTTCATGGACCAGAAGCTGGTCGACCAGCGCGTGATCGCGATCTATTTCGACAAGAACCGGCGCGTGCGCCGGCTTGCGAATTACGGTCTCCAGGACGGCAAGATCTTCGACTTCATTAGCCGGACCACGCCGACGTCGGGTCAGGAGATGAGCTACCTCGCGCCGCTGTTCAAGCTGCTCAGCTTCAACTGA
- a CDS encoding ubiquinol-cytochrome C chaperone family protein, which yields MLWPFNHFRKPRLAPAGTIEAIYGMIVTQAREPIFYRDLGVPDTVNGRFDLLLLHLWLLLRRLRTAQGGVELSQALFDRFCEDMDDNLREMGVGDQTVPKRMRAFGEAFYGRVQAYDQAIDAGAEALAQAIRKNILNGAGMDHALRLAAYAAAAEADLGRTDEPALLRGSFKFPAPPRGKETP from the coding sequence ATGCTTTGGCCGTTCAATCACTTCAGGAAACCCCGGCTAGCCCCGGCCGGCACCATTGAGGCCATCTATGGCATGATCGTGACGCAGGCACGAGAACCCATATTTTACCGGGACTTGGGCGTGCCGGATACGGTTAATGGCCGTTTCGACCTGTTGCTGCTGCACCTCTGGCTGTTGCTGCGGCGCCTGCGGACCGCCCAGGGCGGCGTGGAGCTGTCGCAGGCCCTGTTTGATCGCTTCTGCGAGGATATGGACGACAATCTGCGCGAGATGGGCGTGGGCGACCAGACGGTCCCGAAGCGGATGCGGGCCTTTGGCGAGGCCTTTTACGGCCGCGTTCAGGCCTATGACCAAGCCATCGATGCCGGCGCCGAAGCGCTGGCGCAGGCGATCCGCAAGAATATCTTGAACGGCGCCGGGATGGATCACGCGCTGCGGCTTGCAGCTTACGCGGCGGCCGCCGAGGCTGATCTTGGCCGCACCGATGAGCCCGCGCTGCTGCGCGGATCCTTCAAATTTCCCGCGCCGCCTCGTGGGAAGGAGACGCCATGA